A genomic region of Thunnus albacares chromosome 2, fThuAlb1.1, whole genome shotgun sequence contains the following coding sequences:
- the LOC122965593 gene encoding flavin reductase (NADPH)-like — protein MKIAVLGATGQTGQYLVNQALQQGHTVTAVVRNPGKLAVHHDNLKVVEGNIFSVDSLKSHFKGQDVVMSCLGFQASFFSAVTGYTLSMNAVLGAMREARVSRIITMTSWYTEPNSGTQSSYLIRFLLLPMIRSVLTNMFEMEQFLQKTEDINWTVVRPPGLQNLPASAQEFLTHEGYFVPDSNGQPTGSRVGRGDVARFMLSLLNSNAWVKKGVAMTTK, from the exons ATGAAGATCGCTGTGCTGGGAGCCACTGGGCAGACTGGACAGTATCTAGTCAACCAGGCGCTGCAGCAGGGTCACACGGTCACCGCCGTCGTCAGGAACCCGGGGAAACTCGCCGTGCATCATGACAATCTCAAg GTGGTGGAAGGTAATATTTTCTCAGTGGACAGTCTGAAGTCTCATTTTAAAGGACAGGATGTGGTCATGTCCTGCCTCGGCTTCCAGGCCTCCTTTTTCTCGGCAGTGACGGGCTACACCCTCTCCATGAATGCGGTGCTCGGCGCCATGCGAGAGGCCCGGGTCAGCAGGATCATCACCATGACCTCCTGGTACACTGAGC CTAACTCTGGAACTCAGTCGTCATACCTCATCCGGTTCCTCCTGCTGCCGATGATCCGCAGCGTCCTCACCAACATGTTCGAGATGGAGCAGTTTCTGCAAAAGACTGAGGACATCAACTGGACCGTGGTTCGCCCACCTGGTCTTCAGAACCTGCCTGCCTCAG ctcAAGAGTTCCTGACCCATGAGGGATACTTTGTGCCCGACAGCAACGGTCAGCCAACCGGCAGCAGAGTAGGAAGAGGAGACGTAGCTCGCTTCATGCTCTCTCTGCTCAACAGCAACGCCTGGGTGAAGAAAGGAGTCGCCATGACCACtaaatga